The DNA region CTGAAAGATGCCGGCGTACCGCATGTGCTGCTGCGCAACGGTTGGTACACCGAGAACTACCTGGGCAGCGTGGGCGCGGCGCTGCAACACGGCGCCCTGTTCGGCAGCGCGGGCGAGGGCCGCATCGCCTCCGCAGCGCGGGCCGACTACGCCGAAGCCGCCGCCGCCGTGCTCACCGCCAGCGGCCAAGCCGGGCGCGTATACGAGCTGGCGGGCGACACGGCCTACACGCTCGCCGAGCTGGCGGCGGAGATCGCCCGCGTGGCGGGCAAGCCCGTGCCCTACCGCGACCTGCCCCAGGCCGACTACGCCCAGGCGCTGCAAGGCGTCGGCCTGCCGCCGCCCTTCGCGGCCATCATCGCGCAGTCCGACGCGGCGGCCGCCGGCGGCGCGTTGTTCGACGGCAGCGGCCAGCTCGGCCGGCTGATCGGCCGCCCCACCACGCCATGGCAGGCCCAGGTGGCCGAGGCCGTGCACGCTGCCTCAGCCGCGGCCTGAGAACCAGCACGCCCTGCGCAGCGGGGCCCAGCGGCGGCCCGCGCCACCGGCAGACAGCGCCGGCCTGCGCGCCGCCACACGCAGAGCTGCCGCCGCCACCGCACGGCCCGCGCCGTCCCGCCGCGCTGGTACGCTCGGGGGGTCATGTCTACCCCCTCCTCCCTGCCGGCGACCGGGCCCGTGGCGCCCGCCGTGGCCCCGGGGCTCGCGGTGGTCGTGCTGGCGCTGCTGCTCAGCATCCAGCCCGTCACCACCGATCTGTACCTGCCCGCGCTGCCGGCCCTCACTCTCGACCTGCAAGCCCCTGTGGCCTCGGCGCAGCTCACGCTGAGCGCGCTGCTGCTGGCCTTCGGCGG from Paracidovorax wautersii includes:
- a CDS encoding SDR family oxidoreductase, with translation MIVITGASGQLGRLVIASLLRRGVPAAGIVAAVRNPAKVADLATQGIALRQADYADPTGWDAALQGARQVLLISSSEVGQRTAQHRTVIEAARRSGVDLIAYTSVLHADTSPLDLAQEHRETEALLKDAGVPHVLLRNGWYTENYLGSVGAALQHGALFGSAGEGRIASAARADYAEAAAAVLTASGQAGRVYELAGDTAYTLAELAAEIARVAGKPVPYRDLPQADYAQALQGVGLPPPFAAIIAQSDAAAAGGALFDGSGQLGRLIGRPTTPWQAQVAEAVHAASAAA